CACGGGCATGGTGGCGCCGGACGACATTCAGCTCTTCCGACGGGTCTTGCGCCACGGCAAGGGCTGATTTGGGTAGCCGGGTCGCTGTCCGTTACAATGGCCAGTCGGGGATGGTGGACAGAATCGTTGCATTCAGACCTGTTTCCACCGATACGAGTTGCCAGCTCAGCGAGGATCGCCAACGGCGTATGTCACAGCAAACTTCAGCCGCGGCAGAGGTGTCACCCACGGACTCGTCCAACGGGAAGCGTTATCGGGTCCTGATGATTGCGCCCACCAGCTTCTTTGCCGACTATGGATGCCATGTGCGCATCCTGGAAGAGGCGCGCATCCTCCAGAAGTTGGGGCATCAGGTCACCATCGTCACCTACCGCAACGGCCAGGACGTACCGGGGCTGGACATTCGGCGTACCCTGCCCATCCCCTGGCGCACCCACTATGAAGTGGGCTCCAGCCGCCATAAAATTGCCTTTGACGCGCTGTTGGGGGTGGAAACCCTGGCCCTGCTGGCCCGGCGGCGCTTTGACGTCATCCACGCCCACCTTCACGAGGGCGCCCTCATCGGCCTGGTTTTGGGGCGGCTCTTCGGCATCCCCACGGTGTTTGACTTCCAGGGCAGCCTCACGGAAGAGATGATTGACCACCATTTCCTGCGGCGGGAGAGTCCCTTCTACCCTCCACTGCGCAGCCTGGAGACGTGGATCACCCGTTCTGCTCCCGTTATCCTCACCAGCACCGGCCATGCCCGGCGCTTTTTGTTGGAACAATTCCACTGTCGGCCTGAGCAGATCCGGGCGTTGCCGGACTGTGTCAATGCGGACGTCTTCCGGCCGGCCGACGATTTCCCGCCGGAGGAGCTGGCCGCGCTGCGCAGCTCCCTGGGCATTCCCGCCGATGCCAGGGTCATCGTCTACCTGGGTCTGCTGGCCGAATACCAGGGGACGGGCCTGTTGTTGGAGGCGGTGGAACGTATCCTGCGTCACCACAGCAACGTATACCTGTTGCTGATGGGCTTCCCCAGCGTTCAACTGTACCGGGCTAAGGCAGAAGCCCTGGGCATTGGCCACGCCGTGATCACCACTGGCCGCATCCCGTACCAGGAGGCTCCCCGCTACCTGGCCCTGGGCCATGTGGCTGCGGCGCCCAAGCTGAGCCTGACCGAGGGCTCCGGCAAGCTGCTCAACTACATGGCCACGGCCTTGCCCACGGTGGCCTTCGACACGCCGGTGGCGCGGGAGTATCTGGGGGCGGACGGGCTATTGGCGAAGCGAGGCGATGTGGAAAGCCTGGCCGAGCAGCTGAGCGCCGCCCTTTTTCCGCCTCCTGGTCAGGCGGATCGCTATCGGGCGTGTGGTCAGCGGCTTCGCCGGCGGGTCATCCAGCATTTCGACTGGGAACAGGCCGGCCGGGAAATTGTGGCCATCTACCGCCAGTTGCGGGAGGGGCGACGGCGGCGCATGTCGACGGGCCCGGAAGGTATGGAGAAAGGATTTCGAGATGAAACCGCTTGATCCGCTTCAAAGTGACCATCCTGGCAGGCGAAGAATAGGCAGCCGCTGGTCCGGCGTTTCCATCCTGGGAAAGTTGATGTGGTGCTGTCTCCTGGTGACCCTGGCACTGGCCTGGGGTGTTGCGCCGGCCCGGGCCGAATTAACGGCCACCAACTTTGGACTGCGCATCGAGTACCCCATCCCCAACAAAGCCCTCCATGTGGTCATCCAGGCGCCTGGCCAGCTCTGGTTTACGGCACCGGAGGCCAACGCCGTGGGCAAGCTCACCGTTCTCTCGGGCCCCAATGATCCTCTGGTGACCTATACCATCTCCTACGTCCTGCTGGATCCCGGCAGTGAGCCCTTTGGCCTGGTCTACCATGATGATGCCGTCTGGTTTACCCAGCGGGGTGCCAATAAGTTGGGGCGCATCGACGTGAATAGCCAGGCCCTGACCGAATACGCCATCCCGACGCCCAACAGCGAACCCATGGGGATCGCGCGGGCCCCGGATGGAACCCTCTGGTTCACCCAGCGAGGGGCCAATCAACTGGGACGCTTCGACCCTACGACCCAAACGTTTCAGGCGTATCCCCTGCCGGGCAACCTCTTCACCACCACAGAACCCCGCCTGCGGGAAATTCTGGTGAAGAACAACAATGAGATCTGGTTCACCGCGCCCGGTGCCGGCGCCGTGGGCAACTACCGAGTCGACACCGATCAGTTTTTTGCCGTCTACACCCTGGGACAGGCCAGGCCCATGGACCTGGTGCTGGATAGCTCGGGGCGCCTCTGGACCACCCAGTTCGAGCAGAATGCTCTGGCCGCCTACGCACCGGGTACCCTGAGCCTGTGGACACCCTACCCCGTCACCACGCCCAACAGCGGGCCAGTGGGCATTTTGTTCCGCAACAACGGCGCCACCTGGGATTTTTGGTTCACCGAAAATCAAAGTGGCCTGGCCGGTCGCCTGACCATCCGCCCCAACGGCCAGTTTGTGAAGCTCCAGGAATTTCCCCTGGGCCAGGGAAGTGCGCCCTGGGACATTGTTATGGACAGCAACAACCATGTGTGGATCACCGATCAAGGTCGCAACGTGATCATTGAACTCCGGCCGCCGTACCTGAACGCGATCTACATGCCGTGGATTGCCCGGCAATAGGACGTTGTCCGCCTATAGGGTGGGCATGGCCGTTCGACTTCTGGCAGAAGCCGAACGGCTTTTTGATGGCCAGGATGCACCGTCACGATGTACCTTGGATGCATCGGATTTTATACGCAGGAGGTTTATGTGAAATTCAAATACGCAGCGTTGGGAATCTGGCTTGGGCTGTTCTTCATGCTGGTTCTCGCCCCCTGGCAGGTAGCCCAGGCGGCCGAAGGCACCTTCCCCACCAGCGGTGCGGCTGACGAGTCCACCGCGCCCCTTTGTCGCTTCGGCGTTAACGGCGACGTGGCGGGCTTCGACATTGCCCCTTTCCGGGTGAGCTGGTATGTGGATTACGGTGCACACAGCGACGCGGTGCGCCCCAATGGCATCCAATATATGCCTATCATTCGGCTGCGGCAGCAGGGAGAGAGCTATCGCTACTCTCTGAATTCCAGCCATATCCCCCTCAGCAACCAGACAGAGTTGATCCAGACCATCCAGAGCCTCCCGGGTGCGGAGTGGTTCATCGGCAATGAGCCGGACCGCCGGGATTATCAAGACGACGTAGAGCCCCGCATCTACGCCCAGGCGTACCACGAGCTTTATACCCTGATCAAGACCACCGATCCCACAGCCAAAGTGATTGTGGGGGCCATTGTCCAGCCTACGCCTCTGCGGCTGCAGTACCTGGACATGGTCTTGGACGCCTATCATCGTCGGTACCATCAGCCGCTGCCGGCGGATGGCTGGTCGTTCCATAACTTCATCTTGAACGAGAAGGCCTGCGAAGGCCCCAATGACTACGACTGTTGGGGCGCTGGCATTCCACCCGGAATTAACGCCTCCGAGGGCCTGCGGGTGCGGCCAGAGGATAATGACGACATGGATCTGTTCATTGCCCAGGTCAGGCGCTTCCGTCAGTGGCTCAAAGATCGGGGTTACCAGGGCGCCCGGGTCTACCTGTCCGAATATGGGGTGTTGATGCCAAACATCTTCGAGCCGCCGGCGGACTTTCCCCCTTCTCGGGTCAATGCGTTCATGAACGCCACCTTCGACTACCTGCGCACAGCGACGGACCCGGTGTTGGGCGACCCTAACGACGGCTACCGGCTGGTTCAACGCTTCTCCTGGTATAGTGTCCAGGATCAGACTTTCAACGGCTACCTGTTTGAGCCCGATCCGGCCAACCCCGGCAGCTATCGTCGCTCGCCCATGGGCGACAACTTCGTCAACTATACGGCCAACATCGCCGCCGAGCACGACCTGACCGTGAGCCAGATCGTGGTCAACCCGCCCGCGCCGCTGGCTTCGGAGGGCAATGTAGACTTCACCGTGCGGGCCCGGGTGGCCAACAGCGGCAACCTGCTGGCCAAGCAAAGCTTCAAAGTACGCTTCTACAACGGTGATCCCCAGGCTGGCGGCGTCCAGATCGGTGCAGAACAGACCGTCTCCCTTTCGGGCTGTGGCGACTATCAAGATGTGGAGATCCTCTGGCCGAATGTAGCACCCGGCAATTACACGATCTATGTGGTGGTCGATCCCGCCCAGGCGGTGGTCGAAACCAATGAAAACAACAACATCCGCAGCCGGGCTATCTTCTTTGCCGACCATCGGATTTTCCTACCGATTGTCGGTCGGAACATCTACGTTCGATAGCCATTTATCTGGCATCCGGTCGATGGGATGAGCGGCATTCTTTACAAGGGCAGGCGCCTCTGGTATCCTCTCATGAAGCAGGGCTGTGTCAGCCCTGCTTCATTGCTGGAATGGACTGATAACGGTTATCGACGAATATGACCAACTGGATAGCATCCCCCCAAATAAAGCAGGATCGGCCAGCACCGCCCAGGCATACCTGGCGCTATCAATCCATGGCCTGGCGGCTAGCCGAGCTCTACCATTATCGAGAACTCATTCGCAACCTGGTGATTAGCGAGCTGAAGGCCCGCTACAAGAACAGCGTCCTGGGTTTCATCTGGAGCCTACTCAATCCGTTGGGGATGATGCTGGTCTTCACAGTCGTTTTTGGCGTCCTCTGGCCCAACGGGCAGATCGAGAAATACCCGATCTTCCTGTTGTGCGGACTTTTGCCGTGGAACTATTTTGCGGCCAGCATCAACAGTAGCATGCACAGCATCGTGGGCAACGGTCAGTTAATTAAAAAGGTTTACTTTCCCCGGGAAGTCTTGCCCATCGCCACCGTGCTGGCCCAACTGGTCAACTTCCTGCTGGCCTTCCTGGTCCTGTTCGCGGTATTGCTGGTGTTCCGCTCCCAATTCAGTCCCTGGCTCTGGATGTTGCCCATTGTGATCCTGATCCAGACCTGCTTTACTCTGGGTATGGCCCTGATTCTGAGCACCTTACACGTCTTTTACCGGGATACGGTGATGGTCATGGACGTGGTGCTGCTGGCCTGGTTTTTCCTGACGCCGGTCTTCTATTCGGTCCAACAGTTGCCCCCTAGCTATCATATGTTGGGACTGGAGCTCAACATCCGACGCCTGGCCTACATCCTGAATCCCATGGCGTCTCTGGTCAATGTCTACCGGGACCTGCTTTATTACGGCTACCGCACCAACCTGGATTTCTTCTTGCGCACGGCGGCCACAGCCCTGATAGTCCTGGTGATTGGCTATTGGTTCTTCACCCGCTACAGTGATCGCTTCGGCGAAGAGGTGTGAGGACATGTCCCCTGTCCTGGTGGTGCAATCATGATGAATGTGGAACGTCTGCATACCCCGATACCGGGCCAGCCGTTGATAGAACTGCGTGGGGTCTCCCGGCGCTTCGAAAAGCGGACTGAACGCCATCGCTCCCTCCAAGAACTCTTCATCCGCCTGTTCCAACGTTCTTCCATCCAGGTGGATGAGTTCTGGCCCTTAAAGGACGTCTCCCTCTCCATCCACGCCGGTGATTCCCTAGGGGTAATCGGTCCCAACGGTTCTGGCAAGAGCACCCTGCTCAAACTCATCACGGGCATTTTACAACCCACCGAAGGCGAACTCTGTGTACGGGGCAGATTATCCTCTCTGTTGGAATTGGGGGCCGGTTTTCAGCCCGATCTCACGGGCCGGGAGAACATCTACCTCAACGGCTCTATCTACGGCCTGAGCCGGTCAGAAATGAATCGCCGCTTGCCCGACATCATCCGCTATGCGGAGCTGGGCGAATTTATCGACACGCCGGTCAAACACTACTCTTCCGGCATGTATGTACGGCTGGGCTTTGCCATTGCTATTCATACCCAACCTGACATCCTGTTAGTGGACGAAGTCCTGGCCGTGGGGGATGTCTCTTTCCAGCACAAATGTCTGAACAGCATCTACCAGTTCCGCAAAAACGGCGGCACCCTGGTGCTGGTCTCCCATGACATGACAGCCATCCAGAATATCTGTAACCGGGCCATCTGGATCGAAGATGGCCGGATCCAGGCAGAAGGTAAACCAACAGACGTGGTAATGGCCTATCTGGAGAGTATGGCAACCCGGGAAGAGGAGGCCCAAAACCAGGCAGAGGCACCCAAAGCCGACTCTGGCCCGGGCCAACGCTGGGGCAATGGAAAAATCCAGATCACCCAGGTCGAGCTCTGCGGCGATGATGGCACCCCTCGCTCGGTCTTTGTCACCGGCGAACCGCTCCAGATTCGGCTCCATTATCGCAGCAGGGAACCCATCCAGGCGCCCATCTTTGGCGTTGCCCTCCATCATGAGAACGGCGTCCATATCGCCGGCCCCAACACCCGCTTCAGCGGCGTACATATCCCCCAGGTCGAGAGGGAAGGGATCGTCACCTACCGCATTCCCAGGCTCCCCCTGTTGGAAGGGACCTACACCGTCTCCGTCGCCGTGGTCAACGAAACAGACACCGAAATTTTCGACTACCACGACCGACGTTACCCCTTCCGCGTTTTCCCGGGTCGGCGTCGGGATGGATACGGCCTCATCTCTTTGGAAGGGGCCTGGGAGGTAAGCACTGGAACCTCTGCCTGGCCCACTGCCTCGGTAGAGGAGCCTCTACACACCCTGGCAGACTCGGCCGCCCACTCCCGGTCCTCCCATTAACAACTACGCCCAACAATCCACTGCCGTTAATCTGACTGTCCCATGAAGTGCTCGCGCAGATTTCACCTCACGACACGGCGCCTGTCCTTTCTCTGGAATAGTTGGAACTCTGTTTTCTGGCCCATCGCGTTTGCTCTCGGGCTGGCTGTCCTGCTGGCGAGTAGCCTGATGATGGGTACCGGCTCCGTTGCTCAGGCCCAGGTCTCGCCCGGCGCTGGCTGGCCACCGGGCTTTTCGGTGACGACCCTTGTCGACGGATTGGATACGCCCACCGACATGGCATTTTTGCCTTCTGGCGAAATATTGGTGGCCGAAAAGGGTTGGGGAAGCAACGTTGATGGAATTTCCCGAATACGGCTGGTACGTGGCGGAAGCCTGCAGGCCACCCCGGTGTTGACCTTGAGCACCAACGTCTATCTGGACTCAGGGCTGCTGGCCCTCACCCTGGACCCACATTTCGCGCGCAATCGGCACTTTTATGTGTGGTACGCCATCGGACAAAACGCCCGGGGATGGGACGGCACCAGCTACAACCGCATCTCCCGCTTCACCTTTGACCCCGCCACCGGTACCGCCTCCCCAGGTAGCGAACTCGTCATCCTGGATCGGATCCCCTGGGCAGAGTGGCACAACGGCGGTGGCCTGCACTTTGGCCCCGACGGCTATCTCTATATCGCCCTGGGCGATATAGGAGAGCCGGACCGGGTTCAGGATCTATCCACGTGGAACGGCAAACTCCTGCGTATCCGCCCCACGGACGCAGGCTATGAGATCCCGCCGGACAACCCATTTCGGGAGACACCAGGTGCCCTGCCGGAGATTTACGCCCTGGGCCTGCGGAGTCCCTACCGACTCGCTGCACACCCTGACGACGGTACGCTGTATCTGGCCGACGTGGGCGCGCAAACCTGGGAAGAAGTGAATCGGGTACAGGCCGGGGCTAACTACGGCTGGCCTGTTCGAGAAGGTCCCTGCCCCCAGGGCCAGCGCCAGCCCTGTGAATCGGCTCCTACCCAGTACACCGATCCCATCCTCTATTACGCTCATCCACCTGTGTTAGGCGGGGCATTGACAGCTCTGGCTTTTTCCACTGGTGAAGTCTATCCGCCCGAATATCGGGGTAAACTGTTCCTGGCCGACTTCAACCTGCAGTCCCTCCAGATGGCCACCTTGACAGAAGATGGGTTTGCCCTGGAGGCATTCGCAGATGGAGCAGGCGCCCTGACCGACATGGAATTTGCCACCGGCGGGCTGTATCTGCTCAACATCTACCGGGGCACGATTCAGCTTCTCTACCACAGCACGGCCGCCAATCGTCCTCCCACAGCCAGCCTGGAAATCGCCCCCACCTTGGGCCCACCTCCTCTGGTGGTCACCTTCTCGGCGGCAGGAACCCATGACGCAGACGACTCCGCCCTGTGGTATCACTGGACACCTGAACCGGGCGGGCAGACATGGGTGACTACCAGCCCCGTCTTTACCCACACCTACACCGCCGACGGCTCGTATCTGGCCACGCTCCAGGTGTTCGATGCCCGGGGTGGCGCATCGGAACCGGTGACGGCCCAGGTGAACGTCTATTCAGGTGCCATCCCGTCCATTCATCTGGAAAACCTGACAGCTCCTCAACGCCAAACCTTCCAAGGGGGTGACCGGCTCCGCTTTCTTGCCGTACGCGAGGGTGGAACCAGCGGATTAGATCCGGAGCGTCCCTACACCTGGCGTATCGACCTCCATCACAACCAACATACCCATCCGGCCATCACCGGCTATGTGGGTGAAGAAGGTATATGGACCCTATCCCGGGAAAATCATGGTGGTGACTGGAACCTCTGGTATCGATTCTACCTGACCATGCGGACCGACAACGGTCAGGAAATCGAATTGAGCCGGGAAATCTATCCAGATCTCAGCCGTATTCGCGTGGAAAGCCAGCCAGGAGAGGCCATCTTCTCGGTCAACGGGCGGCAGGAGCCAGCCGCCTATATCTTCAAAGCCATCGCCGGTGTGGAGCAGCAGTTGGAAGCCCCACCTACCCTGCTCTACAAAGATGGTATCGGCCAGTTTGCCTACTGGACAATGTTTGCTACAGGATGGCCAGCTGCCGCCAGCCCCACGGAAACTATCCTGCCAACGCGCACCCTCACCATCTTACCGCCGGCAGGAGAGGTCGTCTACACGGCCCATTACACCTACACCCGGCCGGCCTACCGGGCCTTTCTGCCTCGAATCGACCAGGGGGAAGGGCCTTGAGGCGTCCGGCTCTGCAGATCGCGGACTTGTCCCGCCGATGTGTGTGGGATACAATTCAGACCACGATCAACAACCCATAGCCCCATGTTCAACCGGGTAGAGAGCATGTCACGACGCTCAGCCCTCTCATCGACAATTTCCGGCCGCTCCGCTTCCTATGCCATCGGCGTGGATCTGGGTGCCACCAAGATTGCCGCAGCCCTGGTAAGCCGGGATGGCCGGGTGGTGGCCGAAAAGCGTGTACCCACCGAGCCAGCCCTGGGCGAAGAGGCCGTAATCGGCCGGATGGCCACCCTGGTTCAGGAACTATCCCAGGAAGCATCCGGCCCCCTGGCCGGCGTCGGCATCGGCACGCCAGGCTACGTGAACTCAGCCGCCGGCATCGTCCAGAATGCGGTCAACCTGGGCTGGCAGGAGGTCCCCCTGGCCCAACGGCTACAGGCAGCCCTCCCCATGCACCTGGATATCTGGGTGGAAAACGACGCCAACGTCCAGGCACTGGGGGAATATTACTTTGGCGCCGCGCGCGGCTGCGACCACTTCGTCTTCATCGGCATTGGTTCGGGCCTGGGCAGCGGCATCATCTCCCGCGGCGCGCTCATCACCGGCGCCACCTACATGGCAGCCGAAATGGGACACCTCTCCCTGGATCCGGAAGGACGCCAATGTGCCTGTGGCCTGCGGGGATGCGTGGAGACGGTGGTCTCTGGACCTGGCATCGTGGCCTCTGTCCAGAAGTATTTGGCCCAGGGACGGCCCATGGGCAGCCGCCTGGCCGCCGGCGGCCCGCTGACGCCGGAACGGGTGCTCCAGGCGGCACAGGAGGGCGACCCGGCAGCACGGGCGGCCTTCGCCGAGGCCGCATCCTGGCTGGGCATGGTCTTTGCGGCCTATGTGGCCATTCTGAACCCCGCCAAAATCGTGATCGGGGGCGGCCTGGGCCTTTCGGGCTTCGACCTGCTGGTCCCCGATGCCATGGGCGAACTCCGGCGCCGCGTGGGAGCCCAAAGCCTGGAAGCCCTGCAGGTGGTACGCTCCCAACTCTCCTCCAGCGCGGTGGGCGCATCCGCCCTGGTCTGGGCCGCTGCCGGCCAGGATGGGCAGCGCTGAGGGATTCAACGGATCGTGTCGCGCCTGGCCACTTTCCACCCGGCGGCAGTACACCCGGCAGTAAACCCGTTACAAACCAAACGGAGACAGATCTATCCATGACCACTTGTCTGGTGACCGGCGCAGCCGGTTTTGTCGGCTCCCACCTTTGCGAACAACTCATTGCCCGCGGCCATCGCGTCATCGGTGTGGACGCCTTCATTCCCTACTACCCCCGCCCCTTGAAAGAACACAACCTGGCCCACCTCCAGGGTGCGCCCCTCTTCAGCTTCCATGAGCTGGATCTGCGCACCGCCGACCTGGCCCCCCTGTGTCGAGAGGCCGACGTGATCTTTCACCTGGCCGCCATGGCCGGATTGTTGCGGAGCTGGCGGGAATTCGACACCTACATGAGCTGTAACATCCTGGCCACCCAACGTCTGTTGGATGCGGCCCGCCAGGAAGGGATTGAACACTTCATCCACATCTCCACTTCGTCGGTCTACGGCCGCTTCGCCACCGGCGATGAAGAATCGCCCCTGGCGCCCATCTCGCCCTACGGCATCACCAAGCTGGCCGCCGAACATCTCTGCCAGGCCTACGCGGAAAATTTTGGCCTGGCCGTGACCATCCTGCGGCTTTTTTCCGTCTACGGCCCACGGCAACGCCCCGACATGGGCTACAACATTTTCATCCGCAAGATCCTCAACGATGAACTGATTACCATCGATGGGGACGGCAACGATAGCCGCAGCAACACCTTCATTGCCGACTGTGTCCAGGGCATCCTCCTGGCCTTCGAGCGACGGGATGTTAGCGTGGGCCAGGTGTTCAACATCGGCGGCGGCGAGGAGGTCAGCGTCAACCAGGTCCTGGCCATCCTGGCCGAACTGAGCGGACGCCAACCCCGCATCACCCACGGCCCGCCCCGGCCCGGCGATCAACGGCGTACGGTCGCCGATATCCGCAAAGCTCAACAACTTCTGGGCTATCAACCAACAACCGGCATTCGAGATGGGCTTCGCGCCCAACTGGCGTGGCAGCGAGCCAACATGCATCAGGAACGCTGAGGGCCGCTGCCTGCCCTATCCACCAGGAGGTCAACCATGGTCTTCATCCCCCGCGGGCAGGCACTTCGCATCCTGATCCTGACCGCCATCGTGCTCCTATTTGCCGTTGGCTTCCAGAGGAGCCAGACGGCGATGGCCCGGAACAGTGTCCTGGCGCCGGCCACAGCCGACCTGGCCCGGGAAACAACCCAGGCCGACGGTGACAAACAGCTCGACCAGCTCTTGTGGGATACGTGGCAATCCCTGCCCACGGAGATACGCCAGAAAGTGGACCCCCGCATCCTGGCCGAGCTGCGGGGCCAAATCTGGCCGACCCACCTGCTGGGGAGCTCCCCAGCAGGTGCCCGTCCCCCCCAGCCGCCGGAACAAACCCGCTTCCTGGTCTACATGGCCCAACAGCCCGACGCCGCTTCCTTGACAGGCGGAGTATTTGCCAGCCAGGTGGACCAGCGCTCGGCCCTGTACGCCAGCCTGCTGGCAGAAACCCGGGCCGCCCAGGCCGAAGTCACGGCCAGTCTCCAAGACCTGCAGGCCCAGGCCGCCGTTACCAGCTATCAACCCTTCTTCATTGCGAATGTCCTGGCCGTGGAGGGCAACCTGGCCGCGCTCATCGCCCTGGCCCAGCGGCCCGATGTGGCCCGCATCGTGGCCAACTATCCCGTCCACAGCCTGGGGCAGCCGGCCCTCTCCCCGCCGCAAGAAGCCTCGACCGTAGACCTGAGCGACGCCAATTGGAACATCGAACTGGTGGGGGCCGACCGGGTCTGGAATGAGCTGGGGATCCGGGGGGAGGGAGTGGTGGTCGCCACCATCGACAGCGGTGTGAACTTCCAACACCCGGCCCTCACCCAACGCTACCGGGGCTACCGCAGTTTCCAGTCGTTTGAACACAACTACAACTGGTTCGACCCGGACGGCAACCTCTACCCCAACGGCAACCTGGGCGCCAGCCGCTCTCGCATCCCCTATGACTGCGACGATTTGAGCAGCCACGGTACCCACACCATGGGGACCCTGGTAGGCGATGGGGGCACGGAGGGCACCCAGGTGGGGATGGCCCCCGGCGCGCGCTGGATCGCGGTGCCGGCCCTCTGCAGCGGCGATAGCAGCATCAGCGACGACATCACCATGCTCAAGGCCTTCCAGTGGCTGCTCTGCCCCACCGACCTGAGCGGCGACCTCTCCACCGCCGATTGTGGTAAGGCGCCGGATGTGATCAGCAATTCCTGGGGCTCGGCCAATCCCGTCAACGAGGTCTTCCGCCCCATCATCCGGACCCTCCGGGCGGCCGGCATCGCGCCGGTCTTTGCCGCCGGGAACCCAGAGGCCGGCCCCGGCTCCATCGGGACGCCGGCCAACGCGCCCGAGGCCATCGCGGTGGGCGCGACCGATCGGAATGACCAGCTGGCGGGCTTCAGCGGCCAGGGACCTTCCTTCTACGAGGGGGAGCAGAAACCCGAATTTACGGCCCCCGGTGTGGATGTCCGCTCCTCGGTCTTCGGCCAGGAGTACGCGGAGTATTCGGGTACCTCCATGGCCGCGCCCCACGTGGCCGGCCTCTTCGCGCTCCTGATCTCCGCCGACCTGCAAGACGGCTTCCGCGATTTCAACGTGGATGAGCTGGAGTATCTCGTGGCAGCCACGGCCCTGGACCTGGGCGCTCCAGGGCCGGACGACCTTTACGGCTATGGCCGCATTCAGA
This genomic interval from Litorilinea aerophila contains the following:
- a CDS encoding glycosyltransferase family 4 protein, which codes for MSQQTSAAAEVSPTDSSNGKRYRVLMIAPTSFFADYGCHVRILEEARILQKLGHQVTIVTYRNGQDVPGLDIRRTLPIPWRTHYEVGSSRHKIAFDALLGVETLALLARRRFDVIHAHLHEGALIGLVLGRLFGIPTVFDFQGSLTEEMIDHHFLRRESPFYPPLRSLETWITRSAPVILTSTGHARRFLLEQFHCRPEQIRALPDCVNADVFRPADDFPPEELAALRSSLGIPADARVIVYLGLLAEYQGTGLLLEAVERILRHHSNVYLLLMGFPSVQLYRAKAEALGIGHAVITTGRIPYQEAPRYLALGHVAAAPKLSLTEGSGKLLNYMATALPTVAFDTPVAREYLGADGLLAKRGDVESLAEQLSAALFPPPGQADRYRACGQRLRRRVIQHFDWEQAGREIVAIYRQLREGRRRRMSTGPEGMEKGFRDETA
- a CDS encoding Vgb family protein, which gives rise to MWCCLLVTLALAWGVAPARAELTATNFGLRIEYPIPNKALHVVIQAPGQLWFTAPEANAVGKLTVLSGPNDPLVTYTISYVLLDPGSEPFGLVYHDDAVWFTQRGANKLGRIDVNSQALTEYAIPTPNSEPMGIARAPDGTLWFTQRGANQLGRFDPTTQTFQAYPLPGNLFTTTEPRLREILVKNNNEIWFTAPGAGAVGNYRVDTDQFFAVYTLGQARPMDLVLDSSGRLWTTQFEQNALAAYAPGTLSLWTPYPVTTPNSGPVGILFRNNGATWDFWFTENQSGLAGRLTIRPNGQFVKLQEFPLGQGSAPWDIVMDSNNHVWITDQGRNVIIELRPPYLNAIYMPWIARQ
- a CDS encoding CARDB domain-containing protein; its protein translation is MKFKYAALGIWLGLFFMLVLAPWQVAQAAEGTFPTSGAADESTAPLCRFGVNGDVAGFDIAPFRVSWYVDYGAHSDAVRPNGIQYMPIIRLRQQGESYRYSLNSSHIPLSNQTELIQTIQSLPGAEWFIGNEPDRRDYQDDVEPRIYAQAYHELYTLIKTTDPTAKVIVGAIVQPTPLRLQYLDMVLDAYHRRYHQPLPADGWSFHNFILNEKACEGPNDYDCWGAGIPPGINASEGLRVRPEDNDDMDLFIAQVRRFRQWLKDRGYQGARVYLSEYGVLMPNIFEPPADFPPSRVNAFMNATFDYLRTATDPVLGDPNDGYRLVQRFSWYSVQDQTFNGYLFEPDPANPGSYRRSPMGDNFVNYTANIAAEHDLTVSQIVVNPPAPLASEGNVDFTVRARVANSGNLLAKQSFKVRFYNGDPQAGGVQIGAEQTVSLSGCGDYQDVEILWPNVAPGNYTIYVVVDPAQAVVETNENNNIRSRAIFFADHRIFLPIVGRNIYVR
- a CDS encoding ABC transporter permease — its product is MAWRLAELYHYRELIRNLVISELKARYKNSVLGFIWSLLNPLGMMLVFTVVFGVLWPNGQIEKYPIFLLCGLLPWNYFAASINSSMHSIVGNGQLIKKVYFPREVLPIATVLAQLVNFLLAFLVLFAVLLVFRSQFSPWLWMLPIVILIQTCFTLGMALILSTLHVFYRDTVMVMDVVLLAWFFLTPVFYSVQQLPPSYHMLGLELNIRRLAYILNPMASLVNVYRDLLYYGYRTNLDFFLRTAATALIVLVIGYWFFTRYSDRFGEEV
- a CDS encoding ABC transporter ATP-binding protein — its product is MMNVERLHTPIPGQPLIELRGVSRRFEKRTERHRSLQELFIRLFQRSSIQVDEFWPLKDVSLSIHAGDSLGVIGPNGSGKSTLLKLITGILQPTEGELCVRGRLSSLLELGAGFQPDLTGRENIYLNGSIYGLSRSEMNRRLPDIIRYAELGEFIDTPVKHYSSGMYVRLGFAIAIHTQPDILLVDEVLAVGDVSFQHKCLNSIYQFRKNGGTLVLVSHDMTAIQNICNRAIWIEDGRIQAEGKPTDVVMAYLESMATREEEAQNQAEAPKADSGPGQRWGNGKIQITQVELCGDDGTPRSVFVTGEPLQIRLHYRSREPIQAPIFGVALHHENGVHIAGPNTRFSGVHIPQVEREGIVTYRIPRLPLLEGTYTVSVAVVNETDTEIFDYHDRRYPFRVFPGRRRDGYGLISLEGAWEVSTGTSAWPTASVEEPLHTLADSAAHSRSSH
- a CDS encoding PQQ-dependent sugar dehydrogenase; translated protein: MGTGSVAQAQVSPGAGWPPGFSVTTLVDGLDTPTDMAFLPSGEILVAEKGWGSNVDGISRIRLVRGGSLQATPVLTLSTNVYLDSGLLALTLDPHFARNRHFYVWYAIGQNARGWDGTSYNRISRFTFDPATGTASPGSELVILDRIPWAEWHNGGGLHFGPDGYLYIALGDIGEPDRVQDLSTWNGKLLRIRPTDAGYEIPPDNPFRETPGALPEIYALGLRSPYRLAAHPDDGTLYLADVGAQTWEEVNRVQAGANYGWPVREGPCPQGQRQPCESAPTQYTDPILYYAHPPVLGGALTALAFSTGEVYPPEYRGKLFLADFNLQSLQMATLTEDGFALEAFADGAGALTDMEFATGGLYLLNIYRGTIQLLYHSTAANRPPTASLEIAPTLGPPPLVVTFSAAGTHDADDSALWYHWTPEPGGQTWVTTSPVFTHTYTADGSYLATLQVFDARGGASEPVTAQVNVYSGAIPSIHLENLTAPQRQTFQGGDRLRFLAVREGGTSGLDPERPYTWRIDLHHNQHTHPAITGYVGEEGIWTLSRENHGGDWNLWYRFYLTMRTDNGQEIELSREIYPDLSRIRVESQPGEAIFSVNGRQEPAAYIFKAIAGVEQQLEAPPTLLYKDGIGQFAYWTMFATGWPAAASPTETILPTRTLTILPPAGEVVYTAHYTYTRPAYRAFLPRIDQGEGP